The genomic segment TACAGTACATTACATGTCGACATCTACTTCGAGACCCTCTGTAGCCTCCTGAAGACCGTCCTCTGTCGCTGACGACGTGATCCTCTCGGATATCTCGCGGTCTTCGAGTAGGTTCTTGAACCTGTCCTGGTACTTATGGTTCGCGCGGTCTGACTCGTTTTCCGCCTCTATGACGTGGACGTACGAACGAACCGTGCTCTTGCTCACGTCGAGTTCGTCAGCCATCTCCGCAGTCGTCAGGTCGCCGTCGACGAGCTGACGTAGCTCATCTATCTCAAACGGCGGGTCGAAGTCCGACTCTCGGAAGAGATGGAGCTTCACACGTGTACGCGCGACGGTCTTGTTTAGCTTCTCGTCACCGAGCTCGCGCGCTATCTCGGTGTCGGTGTAGCCGTCGTGGTAGAGACGCACGAGTTCGACGAGGTCTTGGGTGTCGAGCTTCGTGTCGATGCCGTACCTGTCGAGCAT from the Candidatus Afararchaeum irisae genome contains:
- a CDS encoding HTH domain-containing protein — encoded protein: MSESDKTPDKTEKLRDLFVEVTDESTVTEEKKESHGTLKDEEEINEEIESTVEEMLDRYGIDTKLDTQDLVELVRLYHDGYTDTEIARELGDEKLNKTVARTRVKLHLFRESDFDPPFEIDELRQLVDGDLTTAEMADELDVSKSTVRSYVHVIEAENESDRANHKYQDRFKNLLEDREISERITSSATEDGLQEATEGLEVDVDM